A portion of the Bubalus kerabau isolate K-KA32 ecotype Philippines breed swamp buffalo chromosome 1, PCC_UOA_SB_1v2, whole genome shotgun sequence genome contains these proteins:
- the SPMIP10 gene encoding sperm-associated microtubule inner protein 10 yields MASGKDTCPILPRLPNNCSDENSDKLANKCEIHLPRFSLKQGMIPRHYVMPWKQNMKFRNVNLKHAEACGIHAGPLEDSLFLDHSERLCHGEDRKVVLKKGPPEIKIADMPLHSPLSRYQSTVISHGFRRRLI; encoded by the exons ATGGCTTCAGGCAAAGACACTTGTCCGATCCTACCTAGACTCCCCAACAACTGTTCTGATGAGAATTCAGATAAGCTTGCTAATAA GTGTGAGATTCATTTGCCACGATTTTCCTTAAAGCAAGGGATGATCCCAAGACATTATGTAATGCCTTGGAAACAGAACATGAAATTCAGGAATGTGAATCTGAAG cacgcagaagcatgtgggatccacgCTGGCCCTTTGGAAGACTCTCTGTTTTTGGatcacagtgaaaggctttgccATGGGGAAGATCGTAAAGTTGTCTTGAAGAAAGGCCCACCAGAAATAAAAATTGCAGATATGCCTCTGCATTCCCCTCTCTCCAGGTACCAAAGCACTGTGATTTCCCATGGCTTCAGGAGGCGATTGATCTGA